From the Streptomyces syringium genome, one window contains:
- a CDS encoding potassium/proton antiporter, with translation MHERPREGTWPLTVHHLNELLLICSLVLLIAVAAVRISSRSGLPSLLIYLGIGVAIGQDGIGVSFNDVGLTQIIGYAALVVILAEGGLGTKWHEIKPALPAAAALSTVGVALSVGVTAAAAHYLAGVDWRQALIIGAVVSSTDAAAVFSVLRNVPLPSRLTGVLEAESGFNDAPVVILVVAFSAAGPVEHWYLLIGEIALELAIGAAIGIAVGMLGSYGLRHVALPASGLYPIAVMAIATVAYAGGALAHGSGFLAVYLAALVLGNAKLPHWPATRGFAEGLGWIAQIGMFVLLGLLVTPHELGDDIIPALVVGLVLTMVARPVSVFLSTAPFRMSWQEKTLLSWAGLRGAVPIVLATIPMVAAVPDSRRIFNIVFVLVIVYTLVQGPTLPWLARHLKLRETEPEDLGIESAPLERLRGHLLSVAIPDGSKMHGVEVGELRLPPGAAVTLVVRDGSSFVPAPTTVLQHGDELLVVATDPVRDAAEKRLRAVSEGGKLAGWLGATGTIKGK, from the coding sequence GTGCATGAAAGACCTCGTGAAGGGACCTGGCCCCTGACTGTCCACCACCTCAACGAACTCCTGCTGATCTGCTCGCTCGTCCTGCTCATCGCGGTGGCGGCAGTCCGGATCTCCTCCCGCAGCGGGCTCCCCAGCCTGCTCATCTACCTCGGCATAGGCGTCGCGATAGGCCAGGACGGCATCGGCGTCTCCTTCAACGATGTCGGTCTGACCCAGATCATCGGTTACGCCGCACTTGTGGTGATCCTCGCCGAGGGCGGTCTCGGCACGAAGTGGCACGAGATCAAACCGGCGCTGCCCGCCGCGGCGGCGCTCTCCACCGTGGGCGTAGCGCTGAGCGTGGGCGTCACCGCGGCGGCCGCGCACTATCTGGCGGGCGTCGACTGGCGGCAGGCCCTGATCATCGGCGCGGTGGTCTCCTCCACGGACGCCGCGGCGGTCTTCTCCGTGCTGCGCAACGTTCCGCTCCCGTCCCGGCTCACGGGTGTCCTGGAGGCCGAGTCCGGCTTCAACGACGCCCCGGTCGTCATCCTCGTCGTCGCCTTCTCGGCCGCCGGCCCGGTCGAGCACTGGTACCTGCTCATCGGCGAGATCGCCCTGGAACTCGCGATCGGCGCGGCCATCGGCATCGCGGTGGGCATGCTCGGCTCGTACGGTCTGCGGCACGTGGCCCTGCCCGCCTCCGGCCTCTACCCGATCGCCGTCATGGCCATCGCGACCGTCGCCTACGCGGGCGGCGCGCTCGCGCACGGCTCCGGCTTCCTCGCCGTCTATCTCGCGGCCCTGGTCCTCGGCAACGCCAAGCTGCCGCACTGGCCCGCCACCCGCGGCTTCGCCGAGGGGCTCGGCTGGATAGCGCAGATCGGCATGTTCGTCCTGCTCGGCCTGCTGGTCACCCCGCACGAGCTGGGCGACGACATCATCCCCGCGCTCGTCGTCGGGCTGGTGCTGACGATGGTGGCGCGGCCGGTGTCGGTCTTCCTCAGTACCGCGCCCTTCCGGATGTCCTGGCAGGAGAAGACCCTGCTGTCCTGGGCCGGGCTGCGCGGGGCCGTGCCCATCGTGCTGGCCACCATCCCGATGGTGGCCGCCGTCCCCGACAGCCGCCGGATCTTCAACATCGTCTTCGTACTGGTGATCGTCTACACCCTGGTGCAGGGCCCGACGCTGCCCTGGCTGGCCCGGCATCTGAAGCTCCGCGAGACCGAGCCCGAGGACCTGGGCATCGAATCCGCGCCGCTGGAGCGGCTGCGCGGTCATCTGCTGTCCGTGGCGATCCCCGACGGCTCGAAGATGCACGGCGTGGAGGTCGGAGAGCTCCGCCTGCCCCCCGGGGCCGCCGTCACGCTGGTCGTCCGGGACGGCTCCAGCTTCGTCCCGGCGCCCACGACCGTGCTGCAGCACGGCGACGAGCTGCTCGTGGTGGCCACCGACCCGGTGCGCGACGCCGCCGAGAAGCGGCTGCGGGCGGTCTCCGAGGGCGGAAAGCTTGCGGGATGGCTGGGTGCTACAGGTACGATAAAGGGGAAGTAG
- a CDS encoding MFS transporter, producing MASTVNDPTEARPGYGQLLRTPGAWTFLLPGFLARQPFAMLTIGILLLVEHTTDSYGIAGAVSATAGVSMALFAPQSGKLADRFGQGRVLVPGVVVHAAAISLLITLALADAPLWALFAAAVPAGASTPQIGPMVRARWAAKLEGSPLMSTAAAFESVTDEFTFVIGPVLATALCTGVHPAAGLVTEAVLTLVGGLLFAAQRRTQPEPSRSAAGPVVKSASALSVPGVRVLAISFLGIGSVFGGMQVSMTAFTKEIGDPGLNGLLYGTFAAGNMIAGLVCGAIAWKVTPQRRLLIAYPLLVLATTPLWAAHALPVLGGVGLLVGLCIAPALITGYTLVESLVPPTARTEAFTWLTGAVGLGQAAGASIGGKLIDGHSASTGFLVPLAGTALALAVLLTLRKALTPKGESRIAARGVGHREPVSVD from the coding sequence GTGGCATCCACGGTCAACGACCCCACCGAGGCACGCCCCGGATACGGCCAGCTGTTGCGCACCCCCGGCGCCTGGACGTTCCTGCTGCCCGGCTTTCTGGCCCGGCAGCCGTTCGCGATGCTGACCATCGGCATCCTGCTGCTGGTCGAGCACACCACGGACTCGTACGGCATCGCGGGCGCCGTCTCGGCGACCGCGGGCGTCTCCATGGCGCTCTTCGCGCCGCAGAGCGGCAAGCTCGCGGACCGCTTCGGGCAGGGCCGGGTGCTGGTGCCCGGCGTCGTCGTGCACGCCGCCGCGATCTCGCTGCTGATCACGCTGGCGCTGGCGGACGCACCGCTGTGGGCCCTGTTCGCCGCGGCCGTGCCCGCCGGTGCCTCGACCCCGCAGATCGGCCCCATGGTGCGGGCCCGCTGGGCCGCGAAGCTGGAGGGCTCGCCGCTGATGTCCACGGCGGCGGCCTTCGAGTCGGTCACCGACGAGTTCACGTTCGTGATCGGCCCGGTGCTGGCCACCGCGCTGTGCACGGGCGTCCACCCGGCGGCCGGTCTGGTCACCGAGGCGGTGCTCACCCTCGTCGGCGGTCTGCTGTTCGCCGCCCAGCGGCGCACGCAGCCGGAGCCGAGCCGCTCCGCCGCCGGTCCCGTGGTGAAGAGCGCGTCGGCGCTGTCCGTTCCGGGCGTCCGCGTCCTCGCGATCTCCTTCCTCGGCATCGGCTCCGTCTTCGGCGGCATGCAGGTGTCGATGACGGCCTTCACCAAGGAGATCGGCGACCCGGGCCTGAACGGTCTGCTGTACGGCACCTTCGCGGCCGGAAACATGATCGCGGGCCTCGTCTGCGGTGCCATCGCCTGGAAGGTCACCCCCCAGCGCCGACTGCTGATCGCCTACCCGCTGCTGGTCCTGGCCACCACCCCGCTGTGGGCGGCGCACGCGCTGCCGGTGCTGGGCGGGGTCGGCCTGCTCGTCGGCCTGTGCATCGCCCCGGCGCTCATCACCGGCTACACGCTGGTCGAGTCGCTGGTGCCGCCGACCGCCCGTACGGAGGCGTTCACCTGGCTGACCGGCGCGGTGGGCCTCGGCCAGGCGGCCGGTGCCAGCATCGGCGGCAAGCTGATCGACGGACACTCCGCGAGCACCGGATTCCTGGTGCCGCTGGCCGGTACCGCACTGGCCCTGGCGGTCCTGCTCACGCTGCGCAAGGCGCTCACCCCGAAGGGGGAATCGCGGATAGCCGCACGTGGGGTGGGTCACCGCGAGCCTGTTTCGGTGGACTGA
- a CDS encoding FmdB family zinc ribbon protein, which translates to MPTYQYQCTECGEGLEAVQKFTDDALTVCPSCDGRLKKVFSAVGIVFKGSGFYRNDSRGASSSSSPAKSTTAKSGSDSSSSTSTSSASGSGASSTSTSTASASASSSSSSSAA; encoded by the coding sequence GTGCCGACGTACCAGTACCAGTGCACCGAGTGCGGCGAGGGCCTCGAGGCGGTGCAGAAATTCACCGACGACGCCCTGACCGTGTGCCCGAGCTGCGACGGACGCCTGAAGAAGGTGTTCTCCGCCGTCGGCATCGTCTTCAAGGGCTCCGGCTTCTACCGGAACGACAGCCGTGGCGCGTCGTCCAGCAGCAGCCCGGCGAAGTCCACGACCGCCAAGAGCGGCTCGGACTCGTCCTCGTCGACGAGCACGTCCTCGGCCTCCGGGTCGGGCGCGAGCAGCACCTCCACGAGCACCGCGTCGGCTTCGGCCTCGTCGAGCAGCAGCTCTTCGGCCGCCTGA
- a CDS encoding S-methyl-5'-thioadenosine phosphorylase: MINTGGVRADIGVIGGSGFYSFLDDVTEVIVETPFGKPSDSLFVGELAGRTVAFLPRHGRDHRLPPNRINYRANLWALRSLGVRQVLAPCAVGGLRPEYGPGTLLVPDQLVDRTKTRQQTFFDGEPLPDGSVPNVVHTTFADPYCPTGRAVAIAVARGHGWDPVVDGGTMVVVEGPRFSTRAESRWHAAQGWSVVGMTGHPEAVLARELELCYTSMALVTDLDAGAETGDGVSHAEVMRVFAENVGRLREVIFAAVCALPETDGRTCLCTRVHEGWDLGIALP, from the coding sequence ATGATCAACACGGGTGGGGTACGGGCGGACATAGGCGTGATCGGCGGGTCGGGGTTCTACTCCTTCCTCGACGATGTGACCGAGGTCATAGTGGAGACGCCTTTCGGCAAGCCGAGCGACTCGCTGTTCGTCGGCGAGCTGGCCGGGCGCACGGTCGCCTTCCTGCCCCGGCACGGCCGTGACCACCGTCTGCCGCCGAACCGCATCAACTACCGGGCCAATCTGTGGGCCCTGCGCTCGCTCGGCGTACGTCAGGTGCTGGCCCCCTGCGCGGTGGGCGGCCTGCGGCCGGAGTACGGGCCGGGCACCCTGCTCGTACCGGATCAGCTGGTGGACCGCACGAAGACACGTCAGCAGACCTTCTTCGACGGTGAGCCGCTGCCCGACGGCTCGGTCCCCAACGTGGTGCACACGACCTTCGCCGACCCCTACTGCCCCACGGGCCGCGCGGTGGCGATCGCGGTGGCGCGCGGGCACGGCTGGGACCCGGTGGTGGACGGCGGGACGATGGTCGTCGTCGAGGGGCCGCGCTTCTCGACCCGCGCGGAGTCCCGCTGGCACGCCGCCCAGGGCTGGTCGGTGGTCGGCATGACCGGGCACCCCGAAGCGGTGCTCGCCCGCGAGCTGGAGCTCTGCTACACCTCGATGGCACTGGTCACGGACCTGGACGCCGGGGCCGAGACGGGCGACGGCGTGTCGCACGCCGAGGTGATGCGGGTCTTCGCCGAGAACGTGGGGCGGCTGCGCGAGGTGATCTTCGCGGCGGTCTGCGCCCTGCCGGAGACGGACGGCCGGACCTGCCTGTGCACCCGGGTGCACGAGGGCTGGGACCTGGGGATCGCGCTGCCTTAG
- the mscL gene encoding large conductance mechanosensitive channel protein MscL, with the protein MSEKKTGVLGGFKAFLMRGNVIDLAVAVVIGAAFTNIVNSVVKGVINPIVGAFGTKDLTSYASCLKGPCAMNKAGEVTSGVYIQWGSVLSAALTFLITAAVVYFLMLLPMKRWQDRQAAKAPAEATPAQVTEIELLEQIRDALVEQRRGPASESVPVQR; encoded by the coding sequence GTGAGCGAGAAGAAGACAGGGGTCCTTGGAGGATTCAAGGCATTCCTGATGCGGGGCAACGTGATAGACCTCGCGGTCGCCGTTGTCATCGGCGCGGCGTTCACCAACATCGTGAACTCGGTGGTCAAGGGTGTCATCAACCCGATCGTCGGCGCCTTCGGCACCAAGGACCTCACCAGCTACGCCTCGTGCCTCAAGGGCCCCTGCGCCATGAACAAGGCGGGCGAGGTGACCAGCGGCGTCTACATCCAGTGGGGCTCGGTGCTCAGCGCCGCGCTGACCTTCCTGATCACCGCCGCGGTCGTCTACTTCCTGATGCTGCTGCCGATGAAGCGCTGGCAGGACCGCCAGGCCGCCAAGGCTCCGGCGGAGGCCACCCCGGCGCAGGTGACGGAGATCGAGCTGCTCGAGCAGATCCGGGACGCGCTCGTGGAGCAGCGCCGCGGCCCGGCCTCGGAGTCCGTACCGGTCCAGCGATAA
- a CDS encoding low temperature requirement protein A, protein MSGHPHARHTSLLRRMAARGREEEHRAATPLELFFDLCFVAAVAQAGRQLVHALAEGHPGTGIPGYLMAFFAIWWAWVNFTWFSSAYDTDDVPYRVVTLVQMAGVLILAAGIPRALNDSDFAVVWFGYLVMRLALVTQWLRAAYSTRGEERRTALKYATGVSLCQVGWLGLLFLPDDGKPWLFLGMALAEMAVPAIAERRHTTGWHPHHIAERYGLFTIIVLGETVLAATVAVQSALDDDEALDTLLPIAGGGLLIIFAAYWIYFAVPIHLHLASNRQAFAWGYGHYLVFGSAAAIGAGIEVAIEETIGKAHISAFAAAATVTLPTALFMFSVWLIHSRHHKRGPAQQLVLPVSAVLVLVCTFAGRTAVLFTGLVATLTVAAGVTLKERADQRAAEVNERTQEAG, encoded by the coding sequence ATGAGCGGGCACCCGCACGCGCGGCACACCTCGCTGCTGCGCCGGATGGCCGCGCGCGGCCGCGAGGAGGAGCACCGCGCGGCGACCCCGCTGGAGCTGTTCTTCGACCTCTGCTTCGTGGCGGCGGTGGCGCAGGCGGGCAGACAGCTGGTGCACGCGCTCGCCGAGGGGCACCCGGGCACCGGCATTCCGGGCTACCTGATGGCTTTTTTCGCGATTTGGTGGGCCTGGGTGAATTTCACCTGGTTCTCCTCCGCGTACGACACGGACGACGTTCCGTACCGCGTGGTGACGCTGGTCCAGATGGCCGGGGTGCTGATCCTGGCGGCGGGCATCCCCCGGGCACTGAACGACAGCGACTTCGCGGTGGTCTGGTTCGGCTATCTGGTGATGCGGCTGGCGCTGGTCACCCAGTGGCTGCGGGCCGCGTACTCGACGCGGGGCGAGGAGCGGCGCACGGCGCTTAAGTACGCGACGGGGGTGAGTCTGTGCCAGGTCGGCTGGCTGGGCCTGCTGTTCCTGCCCGACGACGGCAAGCCGTGGCTCTTCCTGGGGATGGCGCTCGCCGAGATGGCGGTGCCCGCGATCGCCGAGCGCCGGCATACGACGGGCTGGCACCCGCACCACATCGCGGAGCGGTACGGCCTGTTCACGATCATCGTGCTGGGCGAGACGGTCCTCGCGGCCACGGTGGCCGTCCAGTCGGCCCTGGACGACGACGAGGCGCTGGACACGCTGCTGCCGATCGCGGGCGGCGGTCTATTGATCATCTTCGCCGCCTACTGGATCTATTTCGCCGTGCCCATCCATCTCCATCTGGCCTCCAACCGGCAGGCGTTCGCCTGGGGGTACGGGCACTATCTGGTCTTCGGTTCGGCGGCGGCGATCGGGGCGGGCATCGAGGTGGCGATCGAGGAGACCATCGGCAAGGCGCACATCTCGGCGTTCGCGGCGGCCGCCACCGTCACGCTGCCCACGGCGTTGTTCATGTTCTCGGTGTGGCTGATCCACTCCCGGCACCACAAGCGGGGCCCGGCCCAGCAGTTGGTGCTGCCCGTCTCGGCCGTGCTCGTGCTGGTCTGCACGTTCGCGGGGCGGACGGCGGTGCTGTTCACCGGGCTGGTGGCGACCCTGACGGTCGCGGCGGGGGTCACGTTGAAGGAACGTGCCGACCAACGGGCGGCGGAGGTGAACGAACGCACACAGGAAGCGGGGTGA
- a CDS encoding P1 family peptidase — MTDDRTAQTADSTDALFFASPAAGPRPGPLDALTDVAGLRVGHAQRTEGGALTGTTVVLTEEGGAVAAVDVRGGGPGTRETDALDPRNLVQRVEAVVLTGGSAFGLDAASGVVGWLEDAGRGFRVGPDPAQVVPVVPAAALFDLGRGGDWRARPDAALGREAVEAAARTETGAPVVQGNVGAGTGAMVGGLKGGIGTASVVLPSGVTVAALAAVNAVGSTVDPLTGVLYGRFFEGRVEYPAANRHAAAQQALDAARRESAKRSAASVRPPLNTTIAVVATDAVLTRAQAQKLAGTSHDGLARAVRPVHLLTDGDTVFALATGARPMVGGSGPGQPGALEHGGLELGDLERDVLELGVLNEILAAGADVLTRSVVKAVLAAEGVDGPGGVFPSYRELYGG; from the coding sequence ATGACTGACGACCGGACCGCGCAGACCGCCGACAGCACCGACGCCCTCTTCTTCGCCTCCCCCGCCGCCGGCCCCCGCCCCGGCCCCTTGGACGCCCTGACCGATGTGGCCGGACTGCGGGTCGGGCACGCGCAGCGCACCGAAGGCGGGGCGCTGACCGGGACCACCGTGGTGCTCACCGAGGAGGGCGGCGCGGTCGCGGCCGTGGACGTGCGGGGCGGTGGGCCGGGGACGCGGGAGACCGACGCGCTCGACCCGCGCAACCTCGTCCAGCGCGTCGAGGCGGTCGTGCTCACCGGCGGCAGCGCCTTCGGGCTGGACGCCGCGTCCGGGGTGGTGGGCTGGTTGGAGGACGCGGGCCGTGGCTTCCGCGTCGGCCCGGACCCCGCCCAGGTGGTGCCCGTCGTACCCGCGGCGGCCCTGTTCGACCTGGGCCGCGGCGGTGACTGGCGGGCCCGCCCCGACGCGGCGCTCGGCCGGGAGGCCGTCGAGGCGGCGGCCCGTACGGAGACGGGGGCGCCCGTCGTTCAGGGCAATGTCGGCGCGGGCACGGGGGCGATGGTCGGCGGCCTCAAGGGCGGCATCGGCACGGCGAGCGTGGTGCTGCCGTCGGGTGTGACGGTCGCGGCCCTCGCGGCGGTCAACGCGGTGGGCTCGACGGTCGATCCGCTGACGGGGGTGCTGTACGGGCGGTTCTTCGAGGGCCGGGTCGAGTACCCCGCCGCGAACCGCCATGCCGCCGCCCAGCAGGCCCTGGACGCCGCGCGGCGGGAGTCGGCGAAGCGCTCGGCCGCGTCCGTGCGGCCGCCGCTCAACACCACGATCGCCGTCGTCGCCACGGACGCCGTCCTGACCCGCGCCCAGGCCCAGAAGCTGGCGGGCACGTCTCACGACGGCCTCGCCCGCGCCGTTCGGCCCGTGCACCTTCTCACCGACGGCGACACGGTCTTCGCCCTGGCCACGGGTGCACGGCCGATGGTCGGCGGGAGCGGCCCGGGGCAGCCCGGCGCTCTCGAACACGGCGGTCTCGAACTCGGTGATCTCGAACGGGACGTTCTCGAACTCGGCGTGCTCAACGAGATCCTGGCCGCGGGCGCGGACGTCCTCACCCGGTCCGTGGTGAAGGCCGTGCTCGCGGCGGAGGGGGTGGACGGCCCGGGCGGCGTCTTCCCCTCCTACCGCGAGCTGTACGGCGGCTGA
- a CDS encoding PTS fructose transporter subunit IIABC, whose translation MSELITADLVDLDLSAETKEAAARSLAARMRELGRVTDLDGFLADVAAREAQMPTGLDGGIGIPHCRSAHVTEPTLAFGRSAAGIDFGAPDGPADLIFLIAAPAGGDADHLSILSALARHLMDPEFTSALRAAEAPGAAAALIRGDEPEPEPEPEPEPSVDGEAEAPGAGAQPFRIVAVTSCPTGIAHTYMAAEALESAGRAAGVEVVVETQGSAGFVKLHPAVVAAADGVIFAHDVEVRDKGRFAGLPTVDVGVKAGVNRPGELIAEVRAKAARGERAAPTAPMDAGADAGDGFATRLRAWLMTGVSHMVPFVAAGGLLIALAFATGGYGINKAPSVADHFAWSESASWAALLFQTGGVAFAFLVPVLAGFIAYGMADRPGLVPGFVGGSIALTVDAGFLGGLIAGLLAGAVVMAVQRLNVPAVLRGIMPVVVIPLLSSAVVGFLMFLVVGKPVAALQKALTDWLGGLSGTNAVILGTLLGLLMAADLGGPLNKVAYAFAVGGLADPNEGSLKVMAAVMAAGMVPPLAMALATTVRGRLFTASERENGKAAWVLGASFITEGAIPFAAADPLRVIPSAMAGGAVTGALSMAFGCTLRAPHGGVFVVPLIGSPFLYLLAVAAGTAVSAAAVLLLKGLRRPAPPKAADPAEDGEPVAVAV comes from the coding sequence ATGAGTGAGCTGATCACGGCCGACCTGGTCGATCTCGACCTGTCCGCCGAGACCAAGGAAGCGGCGGCGAGATCGCTCGCCGCACGCATGCGGGAACTGGGCCGCGTCACCGACCTCGACGGCTTCCTCGCCGACGTCGCCGCGCGCGAGGCCCAGATGCCCACCGGGCTCGACGGGGGCATCGGCATACCCCACTGCCGCAGCGCACACGTCACCGAACCGACCCTCGCCTTCGGCCGCTCCGCCGCGGGCATCGACTTCGGTGCCCCGGACGGTCCGGCGGACCTGATCTTCCTCATCGCGGCCCCGGCGGGCGGCGACGCCGACCACCTGTCGATCCTTTCCGCACTGGCCCGCCACTTGATGGACCCGGAGTTCACGTCCGCGCTGCGTGCGGCGGAGGCACCGGGCGCGGCGGCGGCCCTGATCCGTGGCGACGAGCCGGAGCCCGAGCCGGAGCCCGAACCGGAGCCGTCGGTGGACGGCGAAGCCGAGGCGCCGGGAGCCGGCGCCCAGCCCTTCCGTATCGTCGCCGTCACCTCCTGCCCCACCGGGATCGCGCACACCTATATGGCCGCCGAGGCCCTGGAGTCGGCCGGGCGGGCCGCCGGGGTGGAAGTGGTGGTCGAGACGCAGGGGTCTGCCGGGTTCGTGAAGCTGCACCCCGCGGTCGTCGCCGCGGCGGACGGGGTGATCTTCGCGCACGACGTCGAGGTGCGGGACAAGGGCCGCTTCGCCGGGCTGCCGACCGTGGACGTCGGCGTCAAGGCCGGGGTCAACCGGCCCGGCGAGCTGATCGCCGAGGTGCGGGCGAAGGCCGCGCGCGGCGAACGGGCGGCCCCCACTGCCCCCATGGACGCGGGCGCCGACGCCGGGGACGGCTTCGCGACCCGACTGCGCGCTTGGCTGATGACCGGCGTCAGCCACATGGTCCCGTTCGTCGCGGCGGGCGGGCTGCTGATCGCGCTCGCCTTCGCCACCGGCGGGTACGGGATCAACAAGGCGCCCTCCGTGGCCGACCACTTCGCGTGGAGCGAGTCCGCGAGCTGGGCAGCTCTGCTCTTCCAGACCGGCGGCGTCGCGTTCGCGTTCCTCGTGCCGGTCCTGGCCGGTTTCATCGCCTACGGGATGGCCGACCGCCCCGGACTCGTCCCCGGGTTCGTCGGCGGCTCCATCGCGCTGACCGTCGACGCGGGCTTCCTCGGCGGCCTGATCGCCGGTCTCCTCGCGGGCGCGGTCGTCATGGCCGTACAGCGGCTGAACGTACCGGCCGTGCTGCGCGGCATCATGCCGGTCGTGGTGATCCCGCTGCTGTCCTCGGCGGTCGTGGGCTTTCTGATGTTCCTGGTGGTCGGCAAGCCCGTCGCCGCACTGCAGAAGGCGCTGACCGACTGGCTGGGCGGACTGTCCGGGACCAACGCCGTCATCCTGGGCACCCTCCTCGGCCTGCTCATGGCCGCCGACCTCGGCGGGCCGCTCAACAAGGTCGCCTACGCCTTCGCTGTCGGCGGTCTCGCCGATCCCAACGAGGGCAGCCTGAAGGTGATGGCCGCGGTCATGGCGGCCGGTATGGTCCCGCCGCTGGCGATGGCGCTGGCCACGACCGTGCGCGGACGGCTCTTCACCGCCTCCGAGCGGGAGAACGGCAAGGCGGCCTGGGTGCTCGGGGCGTCCTTCATCACCGAGGGCGCGATCCCCTTCGCGGCGGCGGACCCCCTGCGGGTCATCCCGTCGGCGATGGCGGGCGGCGCGGTCACCGGCGCCCTGTCCATGGCTTTCGGCTGCACGCTGCGCGCCCCGCACGGCGGTGTCTTCGTGGTGCCGCTCATCGGCTCGCCGTTCCTCTACCTGCTGGCCGTCGCGGCGGGTACGGCGGTCAGCGCGGCCGCGGTGCTCCTGCTCAAGGGCCTCCGCAGGCCCGCCCCGCCGAAGGCCGCCGACCCGGCCGAGGACGGGGAACCGGTCGCCGTGGCCGTCTGA
- the pfkB gene encoding 1-phosphofructokinase, producing MILTVTPNPSLDRTYEIPRLERGAVLRAAADRVDPGGKGVNVSRAVAAAGHRTVAVLPLGGPEGALLARLLGDLGIDVAGVPVRGSTRVNIAVAEPDGTLTKVNAAGPELDRAEAQSMLAAVRDRSAGADWIACCGSLPRGLAPEWYGHLVARAHDAGARIALDTSGPSLTAALRMRPDVVKPNAEELSLAVGRPLATVGDAAEAAGELRALGARAVLASLGADGQLLVDASGTYFGTARVPSVRSNVGAGDASLAGFLAAGGTGPGALAAALAHGAAAVQLPGSAMPAPADLDPSSVTVTSEVPSARALTEPVR from the coding sequence GTGATCCTCACCGTCACCCCCAACCCGAGCCTGGACCGCACGTACGAGATCCCCCGGCTGGAGCGCGGCGCGGTGCTGCGCGCCGCCGCCGACCGCGTCGACCCCGGCGGCAAGGGCGTCAACGTCTCGCGCGCGGTGGCCGCCGCCGGGCACCGCACGGTGGCGGTGCTGCCGCTCGGCGGGCCGGAGGGCGCGCTGCTGGCGCGGCTGCTCGGCGACCTCGGCATCGACGTGGCGGGCGTGCCCGTGCGGGGCTCGACCCGGGTCAACATCGCGGTCGCCGAACCGGACGGCACCCTCACGAAGGTCAACGCCGCCGGGCCCGAACTGGACCGCGCGGAGGCCCAGTCGATGCTGGCGGCCGTCCGGGACCGGTCGGCGGGCGCCGACTGGATCGCCTGCTGCGGCAGCCTCCCGCGCGGGCTCGCCCCCGAGTGGTACGGGCACCTGGTGGCCCGCGCCCACGACGCCGGCGCCCGCATCGCCCTGGACACCTCCGGCCCGTCCCTGACCGCCGCGCTGCGGATGCGCCCGGACGTCGTCAAGCCCAACGCGGAGGAGCTGTCGCTGGCTGTCGGCCGCCCGCTCGCCACGGTCGGCGACGCGGCCGAGGCGGCGGGCGAACTGCGCGCCCTGGGCGCGCGGGCGGTCCTGGCCAGCCTCGGCGCGGACGGCCAACTGCTCGTCGACGCCTCCGGTACGTACTTCGGCACCGCGCGCGTCCCGTCCGTGCGCAGCAACGTCGGCGCGGGCGACGCGTCACTGGCCGGCTTCCTCGCCGCGGGCGGCACGGGCCCCGGGGCCCTCGCCGCCGCCCTCGCCCACGGCGCGGCGGCGGTACAGCTGCCGGGCAGCGCCATGCCGGCACCGGCGGACCTCGACCCGTCGTCGGTGACGGTGACCTCCGAGGTCCCCTCCGCCCGTGCGCTGACGGAGCCGGTGCGGTGA
- a CDS encoding DeoR/GlpR family DNA-binding transcription regulator, whose protein sequence is MYAPERQQEILRLARESGRVDVLSLAEEFQVTSETVRRDLKALDRAGLLRRVHGGAIPVGRLDFEPDLAERESTAADEKDAIARAALAELPAGGSVIIDAGTTAARLAGLLPLECELTVVTHALPVAARLADHPGISLHLVGGRVRHRTRAAVDAWALRAYAEINADVVFLATNGFSVDDGLTTPDLAEAAVKRATVGAARRVVLLADSGKFGRRHFARFGDLADVDVLITDTGLAPEDALAIERAGTRTVRA, encoded by the coding sequence ATGTACGCACCGGAGCGCCAGCAGGAGATCCTCCGCCTCGCCCGCGAGAGCGGCCGGGTGGACGTGCTGTCGCTCGCCGAGGAGTTCCAGGTCACCTCCGAGACCGTCCGGCGCGACCTCAAGGCCCTGGACCGGGCCGGGCTGCTGCGCCGGGTGCACGGCGGCGCGATTCCCGTCGGCCGGCTCGACTTCGAGCCGGACCTCGCCGAGCGCGAGAGCACGGCGGCGGACGAGAAGGACGCCATCGCCCGGGCCGCGCTCGCCGAGCTGCCCGCCGGCGGCAGCGTGATCATCGACGCCGGTACGACGGCCGCGCGGCTCGCGGGCCTCCTCCCGCTGGAGTGCGAACTCACCGTCGTCACCCACGCCCTTCCCGTCGCCGCCCGCCTCGCGGACCACCCCGGCATCTCCCTCCACCTCGTCGGCGGACGGGTGCGGCACCGCACCCGCGCGGCCGTCGACGCGTGGGCGCTGCGCGCGTACGCCGAGATCAACGCCGACGTCGTCTTCCTCGCGACCAACGGCTTCTCCGTCGACGACGGCCTCACCACCCCGGACCTGGCCGAAGCCGCCGTCAAACGGGCGACCGTCGGGGCCGCGCGACGGGTGGTGCTCCTCGCCGACTCCGGCAAGTTCGGCCGCCGGCACTTCGCGCGCTTCGGGGACCTCGCCGACGTGGACGTGCTGATCACCGACACCGGTCTCGCCCCCGAGGACGCCCTCGCCATCGAGCGCGCCGGCACCCGGACGGTCCGCGCGTGA